The Narcine bancroftii isolate sNarBan1 chromosome 6, sNarBan1.hap1, whole genome shotgun sequence genome window below encodes:
- the LOC138736098 gene encoding aurora kinase C-like isoform X1, with the protein MAFLSGMATKENYDPQRLCVKQPTPNRLGSPKYCLKKQLSGSCISVSSSLLPLRSMSKAPTPSSTATVSGVQRGAAVPKSQQQVVKNWCIDDFDIGRPLGKGKFGNVYLARTRELKFILALKVLFKSQLENDNVEHQLRREIEIQSHLKHPNILRLYNYFFDRTRIYLMLEYAPGGELYKELQKCGCFTEQRSATYILELADALQYCHLKKVIHRDIKPENLLVGLRGELKIADFGWSVHAPSSRRKTFCGTLDYLPPEMVEGRMHDERVDLWSLGILCYEFLVGHPPFESGSHQETYRKICKVEVQFPSSMSEGAKSLISQLLRHNPVLRLPLKDVIEHPWVKSNAKRLLPPECTTSEN; encoded by the exons ATGGCGTTCTTGTCGGGAATGGCGACGAAGGAGAATTACGACCCTCAACGTCTGTGcgtcaag CAGCCAACTCCAAATAGGTTGGGTAGTCCAAAGTATTGTTTGAAGAAGCAGCTGAGTGGATCGTGCATTTCTGTATCGTCTTCTCTGTTGCCTTTACGAAGCATGTCTAAAGCTCCAACACCATCATCAACAG CTACGGTGTCTGGAGTACAAAGAGGAGCGGCAGTACCCAAAAGCCAGCAGCAAGTGGTTAA AAACTGGTGCATTGATGACTTTGACATTGGACGCCCTCTTGGAAAAGGCAAGTTTGGGAACGTGTACCTGGCTCGTACACGGGAATTGAAGTTTATTCTGGCATTGAAAGTGTTATTCAAGTCCCAGCTTGAGAACGACAATGTTGAGCATCAACTCCGAAGAGAGATTGAAATTCAATCTCACCtcaa GCATCCAAATATCTTGAGGCTTTACAACTATTTCTTTGATCGGACAAGAATTTACTTAATGTTGGAGTATGCTCCTGGAGGAGAGTTGTACAAAGAGCTGCAGAAATGTGGTTGCTTCACTGAACAGAGGAGTGCCACT TACATTTTGGAGCTGGCAGACGCACTGCAATATTGTCATTTAAAGAAGGTCATTCATAGAGACATCAAACCAGAAAATCTGCTGGTCGGTCTTCGTGGCGAGCTGAAAATAGCTGATTTCGGTTGGTCTGTGCATGCTCCTTCATCGAG GAGAAAGACATTCTGTGGGACTTTGGATTACCTGCCTCCAGAGATGGTTGAAGGACGGATGCATGATGAGAGAGTGGACCTGTGGTCCCTGGGCATTCTGTGTTACGAGTTTCTTGTAGGACACCCGCCATTTGAATCTGGATCTCACCAGGAGACCTATCGAAAAATCTGTAAG GTCGAAGTTCAATTTCCATCCAGCATGTCAGAAGGAGCAAAGAGCCTGATCAGCCAATTACTTCGCCATAATCCAGTACTGAGACTTCCCCTCAAGGATGTGATAGAACATCCATGGGTGAAATCTAATGCCAAGAGACTCCTTCCACCAGAATGTACAACCTCAGAGAATTAG
- the LOC138736098 gene encoding aurora kinase C-like isoform X2 — translation MAFLSGMATKENYDPQRLCVKPTPNRLGSPKYCLKKQLSGSCISVSSSLLPLRSMSKAPTPSSTATVSGVQRGAAVPKSQQQVVKNWCIDDFDIGRPLGKGKFGNVYLARTRELKFILALKVLFKSQLENDNVEHQLRREIEIQSHLKHPNILRLYNYFFDRTRIYLMLEYAPGGELYKELQKCGCFTEQRSATYILELADALQYCHLKKVIHRDIKPENLLVGLRGELKIADFGWSVHAPSSRRKTFCGTLDYLPPEMVEGRMHDERVDLWSLGILCYEFLVGHPPFESGSHQETYRKICKVEVQFPSSMSEGAKSLISQLLRHNPVLRLPLKDVIEHPWVKSNAKRLLPPECTTSEN, via the exons ATGGCGTTCTTGTCGGGAATGGCGACGAAGGAGAATTACGACCCTCAACGTCTGTGcgtcaag CCAACTCCAAATAGGTTGGGTAGTCCAAAGTATTGTTTGAAGAAGCAGCTGAGTGGATCGTGCATTTCTGTATCGTCTTCTCTGTTGCCTTTACGAAGCATGTCTAAAGCTCCAACACCATCATCAACAG CTACGGTGTCTGGAGTACAAAGAGGAGCGGCAGTACCCAAAAGCCAGCAGCAAGTGGTTAA AAACTGGTGCATTGATGACTTTGACATTGGACGCCCTCTTGGAAAAGGCAAGTTTGGGAACGTGTACCTGGCTCGTACACGGGAATTGAAGTTTATTCTGGCATTGAAAGTGTTATTCAAGTCCCAGCTTGAGAACGACAATGTTGAGCATCAACTCCGAAGAGAGATTGAAATTCAATCTCACCtcaa GCATCCAAATATCTTGAGGCTTTACAACTATTTCTTTGATCGGACAAGAATTTACTTAATGTTGGAGTATGCTCCTGGAGGAGAGTTGTACAAAGAGCTGCAGAAATGTGGTTGCTTCACTGAACAGAGGAGTGCCACT TACATTTTGGAGCTGGCAGACGCACTGCAATATTGTCATTTAAAGAAGGTCATTCATAGAGACATCAAACCAGAAAATCTGCTGGTCGGTCTTCGTGGCGAGCTGAAAATAGCTGATTTCGGTTGGTCTGTGCATGCTCCTTCATCGAG GAGAAAGACATTCTGTGGGACTTTGGATTACCTGCCTCCAGAGATGGTTGAAGGACGGATGCATGATGAGAGAGTGGACCTGTGGTCCCTGGGCATTCTGTGTTACGAGTTTCTTGTAGGACACCCGCCATTTGAATCTGGATCTCACCAGGAGACCTATCGAAAAATCTGTAAG GTCGAAGTTCAATTTCCATCCAGCATGTCAGAAGGAGCAAAGAGCCTGATCAGCCAATTACTTCGCCATAATCCAGTACTGAGACTTCCCCTCAAGGATGTGATAGAACATCCATGGGTGAAATCTAATGCCAAGAGACTCCTTCCACCAGAATGTACAACCTCAGAGAATTAG